The segment GGGGCTCAATTATGACCCTatcttaattttatttgttttcttgaTGATAGTGTTAAAAGTCATGTTAGTCAACATTTAGAATGCCCTATTAAAGAATGAAACCCGATTAAATTACTACCACGTATCTTACCAATTGGCGATGGGCTCATGGCATTGATTTTCTTCTTACATGTTTGACTATGGAAAAGATTAAAGAAAATGTCACATAAAACAACTTGATGATTTCATAAAGGTTTTCGACACACAGGATTTAGCCATGCGATTAAGACAACTTGGGCAATATTAGTTTCTACTTAAAAAGGAAGCAGTGATGCTGATGGATTGAGAAAGGGTTACCATTGCTTCAAAAAGGAACCATTGAACCGATGCTCTGCATCTTTTTCTGATTTATGAGCTTTTTCAATGGGCTTAGCAATTGGAGCTTGCTGCTGCACATTAATGCATGGTATCTCATTTCATTTTCAGACATATCTGTATGTACTTGCATCAAAATCTGATTcttcaataaataaaatttacgaaaaattTGACAAAGTTGTTGGAATCATTGAATACCACAGCCAAATCTTAACAAAAAGTCAGACAAGGAGAGCATCGTGTAGTATAACACACACATTGAGGCATGATCCGATATTTATTTCCCTCACCTACTCAATTATAGCTAGTGTGCCAAGGTCATCACCCTTTGTCTTAAAGATACCAAAATCTTCCAAGTAGGGGAAACATTGAATCATTAAGCCTTGTCCTTGCAACCATTACATATTGTTAACATTATTAGGCATAATCTCTTGAAAATGACGGGCCCTGCCATTTGGCAGACAACTTAAACACATACCGCCACTAATTAGTAAAGACTCGCCCACCTACCAacttattatttcatttattcaatGAACGGTTGTACTGTGGCATGATTTCCCATATTACATGGAAAAATGGTCTCAAAATATAATAATGATCAAATCacgaaaagaaaaaagagaagatTTAGGGTGTAATGGAGGCATAAGGTAGATTAGGCAGCTAGGTTAAGGGCCGGGCTTAATTGTCGCAGAACTGGACCCAACCTTCCATGAATTGAATCCAGGTGGTGGCTGCGGGCTCATTTTCGATGGATTTTATTAGGATCCAAGGTCAATCTTCTCGTTTACTCTCCCCTCCATCTTCTCTCAATGCTTCCCgcctgaatatatatatatatatatttggttcaTGAAGAATGGTTTTTTTCATATTTGATATGGGATCTTGTCTCTCCTGtttgattttggttttgttttgccATCAAAGATTTTCCTAAACGATTAAAAGTTTGAATCTTTGGGTTTAGGTATTTTAACTTTTTGGAATCTGTAACTACAATTAAACATTTTTCGCCTAAATTGCAGTTTCTTAGGCTAAGCGACCTAGTCTCACGGATTTATGTCTGTATCTCGTCGTTGCATTGATTATCTTAGTTATCAAGTCAGGAACCTTCGAGCGATTGCTTCAATCAAAGTCCCCGTTAAAAAGCTTCATAAACGTTATGCCCACATCCGCCACTCGCTTGAAGAATTGCCTCTTGGGGATATCAGTTCATTTAATGTTCGACTTGCCTCGTATTTTCGCAGTGGCAACGTTCAAGCAACATGGGCTCTCTTTTGTCACATGCATTTTTCATGCTGTGACCTTAATGCGTACACCATTACCCCGGTTTTGAGTGCCTGCTCTGCTTTGCCGGGCACGAAATATGGAAAGCAAGTGCATGGACTAATGATTAAAACAGGCGTGGATGCCGGAACGGTAGCCAAAACTGCACTAATGAACCTGTATTCCAAGTATGGATGCTTGGGTGACTCGGTTAGGGCGTTTGAAGAAATTGAACTGAAGGATGTTGTGACTTGGAATGCTATGATTTCGAGCTTTTTGAGGCATGGTCTTGCTAAAGATGCACTTCATGTTTTTGCAAGAATGAGAAGAGAAAGAGTGAGGCTTAGCGAGTTTACGTTGTGTTCTGTGTTAAAAGCTTGTTCTTCTTTGAAGGCTATTGCACAAGGAAAGCAGATTCATGGTTTGGTTGTTGTGTTTGGTCGTGATTTAGTGATTCTGAGTACTGCTCTCGTCGACTTTTACTCGGATATGGAACGTATTAACGATGCCCTGAAAGTTTTCTCCAGTTTAAAAGATAGAAAAGACAATGTAATGTGCAATTCTTTGATCAGTGGCTGCATTAAAAATCGAAGGTACAAAGAGGCATTTTCGATTATGAGTAAAATGAGACCCAATGTAGTTGCACTTACTAGTGCTCTAGGAGCTTGCTCTGAAAACTCCGATTTGTGGATTGGAAAGCAAATTCACTGTCTGTCATTACATTTTGGGTTCACCGATGATACCCAATTATGTAATGCTATATTGGATATGTATGCAAAGTGCGGGAAGATTTTGTATGCAAGATCATTGTTTGATGGGATTTCAAACAAATGCGTGGTTTCATGGACGAGCATGATCGATGCGTATGGTAGTCATGGATATGGGATTGAAGCTCTCGAGTTATTCAAGCAGATGGAGGTGAACAGAAATGGAGTTATGCCCAATTCTGTAACATTTCTTGCTGTTTTATCTGCTTGTGGGCATTCTGGGCTAGTTGAAGAAGGCCGAAAGTGTTTTCATTTAATGAGGGAGAAGTATGGTCTTGACCCGGATCGAGAACATTATGCTTGCTTCATTGATGTTTTAGGTCGAGCTGGTCGAATAGACGAGGCATGGTCTCTCTTTGATGGTATGGttaagaatggtacaaaccctaCAGCAGCAGTTTGGATAGCATTGCTAAACGCTTGTAGTCTTAATCAAGATATTGCCAGAGGCGAGATTGCCGCGAAGCGTCTGTTGGAAGTGGAACCGGATAAGCCCAGCAATTACGTGCTTCTTTCGAATTTCTATGCAGCATTTGGAAGATGGGATTCTGTTGATAAGTTGAGAGATGTAATGAAGCAAAAAGGGCTCAATAAAGAAGCCGGAAGTAGTCGAGTCACTGTTAAACCCCATGACAAAACCGTTATCATCGGAGAAAGTCGTATTGCCGGAGTATTTCTTTGAAAATGTACGATCAGTTCCTTTCATTTACCTTCTGTACTTTCTCTTAAATAGAGTACaaattgtttctttcttttttggttGCATTTTGATAAAACTTTCCAAAATAAAACAAGTTTTGTCCAAAATTGGCACAAATATATGCTTATTgtccaaaataaaacaaatttgcATGTTGCAGGACAAAATCGGTCTCCTTGAACCGGGAAAAAATTTACAAAGTGATATGATTGCTGATGATTGGCCTTTTTGACATAGAAAACAGTGATGTTAGACGGATCAAATCACGTCAGCAGAGACTAGGTCACTTCAGGCTAACATTTTTAGGCCAAAATCAGACTAAATGAACCGATCAGAATGGAAATGGAAAAATCGATTTTCAGGCTGATACAACCTGGGATTTGATAGAATGATTTAACAAATGGGCCAGACCGAACCCCATCCAGAACAAAAAacaaattctaaatttgaaatttatattaaaaatctaTAAAATCAAGCCCCACATCTTAGGAGGTAAAAAAAAGCTGTGTATTAGTTTGGTAGAAAGAAATTGGAGTAAAGAAATATTGCCTGTAATACAAAAAGTAAAATCCTGTAAGATTTAGGTaacgaaaattttattttatttttaaattaatgatTTAGCATCTTTTGCAGATAATTCGTAAAAGATGAACCAATTTGTAATTTTGGTGTATTACAATGGATAAATTCAGGAAATCAACGAAATTAAAGTTGTATTCAAACTTAGGCATATCATGTAGATAACATGTCATGAGTTAATTCGACatcaatttaatcaattaaattattaaaatattatttattttaaataaattatattatcatgatgatatttttatctatttttatta is part of the Gossypium arboreum isolate Shixiya-1 chromosome 5, ASM2569848v2, whole genome shotgun sequence genome and harbors:
- the LOC108452096 gene encoding pentatricopeptide repeat-containing protein At5g66500, mitochondrial; translation: MSVSRRCIDYLSYQVRNLRAIASIKVPVKKLHKRYAHIRHSLEELPLGDISSFNVRLASYFRSGNVQATWALFCHMHFSCCDLNAYTITPVLSACSALPGTKYGKQVHGLMIKTGVDAGTVAKTALMNLYSKYGCLGDSVRAFEEIELKDVVTWNAMISSFLRHGLAKDALHVFARMRRERVRLSEFTLCSVLKACSSLKAIAQGKQIHGLVVVFGRDLVILSTALVDFYSDMERINDALKVFSSLKDRKDNVMCNSLISGCIKNRRYKEAFSIMSKMRPNVVALTSALGACSENSDLWIGKQIHCLSLHFGFTDDTQLCNAILDMYAKCGKILYARSLFDGISNKCVVSWTSMIDAYGSHGYGIEALELFKQMEVNRNGVMPNSVTFLAVLSACGHSGLVEEGRKCFHLMREKYGLDPDREHYACFIDVLGRAGRIDEAWSLFDGMVKNGTNPTAAVWIALLNACSLNQDIARGEIAAKRLLEVEPDKPSNYVLLSNFYAAFGRWDSVDKLRDVMKQKGLNKEAGSSRVTVKPHDKTVIIGESRIAGVFL